In Peromyscus maniculatus bairdii isolate BWxNUB_F1_BW_parent chromosome 9, HU_Pman_BW_mat_3.1, whole genome shotgun sequence, one genomic interval encodes:
- the Supt16h gene encoding FACT complex subunit SPT16: MAVTLDKDAYYRRVKRLYSNWRKGEDEYASIDAIVVSVGVDEEIVYAKSTALQTWLFGYELTDTIMVFCDDKIIFMASKKKVEFLKQIANTKGNENANGAPAITLLIREKNESNKSSFDKMIEAIKESKNGKKIGVFSKDKFPGEFMKSWSDCLNKEGFDKVDISAVVAYTIAVKEDGELTLMKKAASITSEVFNKFFKERVMEIVDADEKVRHSKLAESVEKAIEEKKYLAGADPSTVEMCYPPIIQSGGNYNLKFSVVSDKNHMHFGAITCAMGIRFKSYCSNLVRTLMVDPTQEVQENYNFLLQLQEELLKELRHGVKICDVYNSVMDVVKKQKPELLNKITKNLGFGMGIEFREGSLVINSKNQYKLKKGMVFSINLGFSDLTNKDGKKPEEKTYALFIGDTVLVDEDGPATVLTSVKKKVKNVGIFLKNEDDEEEEEEKDEAEDLLGRGSRAALLTERTRNEMTAEEKRRAHQKELAAQLNEEAKRRLTEQKGEQQIQKARKSNVSYKNPSLMPKEPHIREMKIYIDKKYETVIMPVFGIATPFHIATIKNISMSVEGDYTYLRINFYCPGSALGRNEGNIFPNPEATFVKEITYRASNMKAPGEQTVPALNLQNAFRIIKEVQKRYKTREAEEKEKEGIVKQDSLVINLNRSNPKLKDLYIRPNIAQKRMQGSLEAHVNGFRFTSVRGDKVDILYNNIKHALFQPCDGEMIIVLHFHLKNAIMFGKKRHTDVQFYTEVGEITTDLGKHQHMHDRDDLYAEQMEREMRHKLKTAFKNFIEKVEALTKEELEFEVPFRDLGFNGAPYRSTCLLQPTSSALVNATEWPPFVVTLDEVELIHFERVQFHLKNFDMVIVYKDYSKKVTMINAIPVASLDPIKEWLNSCDLKYTEGVQSLNWTKIMKTIVDDPEGFFEQGGWSFLEPEGEGSDAEEGDSESEIEDETFNPSEDDYEEEEEDSDEDYSSEAEESDYSKESLGSEEESGKDWDELEEEARKADRESRYEEEEEQSRSMSRKRKASVHSSGRGSNRGSRHSSAPPKKKRK; encoded by the exons AAAGGAGAAGATGAATATGCCAGTATTGATGCCATTGTTGTATCTGTGGGTGTTGATGAAGAAATTGTGTATGCCAAGTCAACTGCCTTACAG ACATGGCTCTTTGGTTATGAGCTAACTGATACAATCATGGTCTTCTGTGATGACAAAATCATCTTCATGGCCAGCAAAAAAAAGGTGGAGTTTTTGAAACAGATTGCCAATACTAAAGGAAATGAGAATGCTAATGGAGCCCCTGCCATAACACTGCTCATCAGAGAGAAG AACGaaagtaataaaagcagctttgACAAAATGATTGAAGCCATTAAAGAAAGCAAGAATGGCAAGAAAATTGGAGTGTTCAGCAAAGACAAGTTCCCTGGAGAGTTCATGAAGAGCTGGAGTGACTGTCTCAACAAGGAGGGCTTTGACAAA GTAGACATCAGTGCTGTTGTGGCGTACACCATTGCTGTGAAGGAGGATGGTGAGCTCACCTTGATGAAGAAAGCAGCCAGCATCACCTCTGAGGTCTTCAACAAGTTTTTCAAGGAAAGGGTCATGGAAATAGTGGATGCAGATGAG AAAGTTCGACATAGCAAATTGGCAGAGTCTGTGGAAAAGGCCATCGAAGAGAAAAAATACCTAGCCGGGGCAGACCCTTCTACTGTGGAAATGTGTTACCCTCCTATCATTCAGAGTGGTGGCAACTATAATCTCAAATTCAGTGTAGTGAG TGATAAAAATCATATGCATTTTGGGGCCATTACATGCGCCATGGGCATTCGCTTCAAATCTTACTGCTCCAACCTTGTTCGCACCCTGATGGTTGACCCTACTCAGGAAGTTCAAGAAAACTACAACTTTTTACTCCAGCTTCAAGAGGAGTTGCTAAAGGAGTTAAGACATG GTGTGAAGATATGTGATGTGTATAACTCTGTCATGGATGTGGTTAAGAAACAGAAGCCAGAACTGCTGAACAAAATTACGAAAAACCTAGG atTTGGGATGGGAATTGAATTCCGTGAAGGCTCTCTAGTAATCAATAGTAAAAATCAGTATAAGCTAAAGAAAG gaaTGGTTTTCAGCATCAACCTGGGATTTTCAGACCTGACCAACAAAGATGGGAAAAAACCAGAAGAGAAAACCTATGCCCTGTTCATTGGTGACACCGTGCTTGTAGATGAG GATGGCCCAGCCACTGTTCTTACTTctgtaaaaaagaaagtaaagaatgtGGGGATTTTCCTAAAG AATGaggatgatgaagaggaggaggaagagaaagatgaggCAGAGGACCTTTTGGGAAGAGGCTCTAGGGCAGCGTTACTGACAGAAAGAACCCGG AATGAAATGACCGCAGAAGAGAAGCGGAGAGCACATCAGAAGGAACTGGCAGCCCAGCTCAACGAGGAAGCCAAGAGGAGGCTGACGGAGCAGAAAGGGGAACAGCAGATTCAGAA AGCTCGCAAATCTAATGTGTCCTACAAAAACCCATCTCTGATGCCTAAGGAACCACATATTCGGGAAATGAAGATCTACATTGATAAAAAATATGAGACTGTGATAATGCCCGTATTTGGCATTGCCACACCCTTCCATATTGCCACAATCAAG AACATAAGTATGTCTGTGGAAGGAGATTACACTTACTTGCGAATCAACTTCTATTGTCCAGGCAGTGCTCTGGGCAGGAATGAGGGCAACATCTTTCCTAACCCTGAAGCCACTTTTGTCAAGGAAAT TACATACCGAGCTTCAAATATGAAAGCACCTGGAGAACAGACTGTACCAGCCTTAAATCTTCAGAATGCGTTTCGAATTATAAAAGAAGTACAAAAACGTTACAAGACCCGAGaagctgaagagaaagaaaaagag GGAATTGTGAAACAAGATTCACTGGTGATCAACCTAAACCGGAGTAACCCAAAACTGAAAGATCTGTACATTCGTCCAAACATTGCTCAAAAGAGAATGCAAGGCTCCCTGGAGGCTCACGTCAATG GTTTCCGCTTCACGTCTGTTCGAGGAGACAAAGTGGATATTCTGTACAATAATATTAAGCACGCTTTGTTCCAGCCCTGTGACGGGGAGATGATTATTGTCTTGCACTTTCACCTCAAG AATGCCATTATGTTTGGGAAAAAACGACACACAGATGTACAGTTCTACACAGAAGTTGGAGAGATCACTACGGATTTGGGGAAACATCAACACATGCATGACCGAGATGACCTCTATGCTGAGCAG ATGGAACGAGAAATGAGACACAAACTGAAAACAGCCTTTAAGAATTTCATTGAAAAAGTAGAGGCTCTAACAAAGGAGGAGCTGGAGTTTGAAGTACCGTTTAGGGACCTGGG gtTTAACGGGGCTCCCTACAGGAGTACCTGTCTCCTTCAGCCCACTAGCAGTGCACTGGTAAATGCTACAGAGTGG CCACCTTTTGTGGTGACATTGGATGAAGTAGAGCTGATCCATTTTGAGAGGGTCCAGTTTCACCTGAAGAATTTTGATATGGTGATTGTCTACAAGGATTACAGCAAGAAAGTCACAATGATCAATGCCATTCCTGTCGCCTCTCTAGACCCCATCAAGGAGTGGCTGAA TTCCTGTGACCTAAAGTACACAGAAGGAGTACAGTCCCTCAACTGGACTAAAATCATGAAGACCATTGTTGATGACCCTGAGGGCTTCTTCGAACAAGGTGGCTGGTCTTTCCTGGAACCTGAGGGTGAG GGAAGTGATGCTGAGGAAGGAGACTCTGAGTCTGAGATTGAGGATGAGACTTTTAATCCTTCTGAGGATGActatgaagaggaagaagaggacagtGATGAAGATTACTCATCAGAAGCAGAAGAATCAG